Part of the Sorghum bicolor cultivar BTx623 chromosome 1, Sorghum_bicolor_NCBIv3, whole genome shotgun sequence genome, AATTCtatcttcttttcctttttttctatTATATTTATGTTCTAAGACATCTGCTTGTCTACCCTCGCCACAGTAGCACTAGAGATTGACAGTATACCTGGCTTATGTTAAACGAGAtacaactcttttgtttttcttAGCATGCCCTTCAATGAGTttgattaaaaaaaagaaacagtATGTAAATGGTACTATTggtatattattatttttgcaTTCTGATACTATATTTTTGTATGAATTTAGCGTTTAGCTTACCGTGTCCGTTTTGTTTTGCAGGGACTTAATGCAAGGGTAGGATTCTTTGGAGGTTGCATCTTTTGGAAACTCGTAGGGCTTGCGTCCTTTATCCTGCTTTTTGCAGAGTTCTTAGTGCCTAGTATGTCGGCAAACAGACAAGTAtacattgctgcaacttatATAAATAATAATCATATGTTAGCCTGCTACTCACTGTTTCGCATCGATTGGAACTAAAGGTTTCATTTTTACCTTGTTCCCATGATGCCTCGACATGTTATGAGATTCCACTGCGTGCTCGTGCTTGTTACCATTGTCTTGTGTAAAGTGTTCCTTTCTACGAGCTCATGAAACCAGTGTCCACAAGGGACGGATTTTTATCAGCCAGAAAGATAGTGGTCATATGTACGAGCTCCTGAATCCAGTGTTGCACAATCCAGACATATATTTTTACCAGACAGAAAGATAAAGTCTTCATCTGAACGAGTTCCATGAAACCAGCTGTGTAGAATGCAATAAATTTctatctagatcaaacactccaCCAGAAGTTACTGACAAATCAAAGCAACATACGAAAATTTACTGAGCATAAGATGGGAGCTGCTTATTGACAAGTAGTTGCAGGTCAGCACAGTAACCAAACTACACACAGACAACATCAACGCACATCCAGAGACTTCAGTTAGGCTGCAACTGCAAGCATGAGCCGGATGCGTGAGCAAGGTCTTCAGGGCAGCAGGACAAAGGCGCCGCGCACCTTGCGCAGGACGTGCACGGTCACCGTCGGCCGCCGCAGCTTGCCATTGATCACCATGAGCTCGAAGAGGCAGACGTCGTGGGCGAGGAGGCCATTGTCGGCGACGAACTCGCTCCAGCCGCGGCCCGTGAGGCCACGGCTGAACCTGTTGCGGTTGTAGCGGACGTGCCACTTCCCCTTGCTGCCGCCTTTCTCAAGGATGACGTCCCTTGAGGTTGCTCCCAGGTACTTGTCCGCGAATTCTGCAGAAATGCCCTGACAGATCAAACAGAATAATCAGCAGGTCGAGTTTAATATATTTGAAAACTCTTAAATATAGTTTCACAAATGGTTTTTCACCATTACACCGAAGATGTGGTTTGCACTGAATATTTTGCCTTGTTATAAATTATAATCTGCTTCAGAAGGGAGCAGGGAGCCAGGGAGGTTACTTACTACCACGCCGGGTTTGGTGCTGCGGACATGGGTCGGGTGCATCACCTGCACGAACACCGGGTTCCTCGGCTCCACAGGCACACGGATGCTCGAGATCTCCTCCTTCTCCTGCTCCTTCAGATGGTACTCGCTGACCGGCCCGTTCTTGCAGAAGTAGTACCCTGTCTTCGCATCACcaacatcatcttcatcatcatcatcttttaCTTCACCATGAACTTGCTCTGCAGGTACAGTACATCATCAGATCGTTTCACAGTGATACTGGCATACTGCAAAGCTCTACACAATCAATCAGATACTGATACTCTATCTACCACCTACCAATGTCACGGTAAAGCTTGCGCTTGCACCGTTTGGGGATGCTCCTGCTGGTACTCCTGTGAAGCGCCAGCTCCAAATgcgcatcgtcgtcgtcgtcgtcgccatcgCTTGGTAGCGACTGCGGCGTGCAGGTGCAGTCATGGCCTCCCTTGAATCGACGGCAGCCAAGCCGGGGTCCTTCTTCAAGGCCTGCAGAGCTCTCGATTCTCTTGTAGCCATGGCTGCTGTTGCGGGTGAAATGGGGCCATGTTTTCTCGCAGCCGCTGGAGTCGA contains:
- the LOC8062258 gene encoding B3 domain-containing protein Os03g0622200, which translates into the protein MKNLDKNCRICMEWQEHYYWNHMADDKKHFFKPMVGDFTETMSIPARFANNFNGHISEVISLKSPSGKTWSIGVGSDTDEVVLQSGWKEFVSAHSIDEGDCMLFKYTGVSSFDVLVFDSSGCEKTWPHFTRNSSHGYKRIESSAGLEEGPRLGCRRFKGGHDCTCTPQSLPSDGDDDDDDAHLELALHRSTSRSIPKRCKRKLYRDIEQVHGEVKDDDDEDDVGDAKTGYYFCKNGPVSEYHLKEQEKEEISSIRVPVEPRNPVFVQVMHPTHVRSTKPGVVGISAEFADKYLGATSRDVILEKGGSKGKWHVRYNRNRFSRGLTGRGWSEFVADNGLLAHDVCLFELMVINGKLRRPTVTVHVLRKVRGAFVLLP